One genomic region from Diabrotica undecimpunctata isolate CICGRU chromosome 9, icDiaUnde3, whole genome shotgun sequence encodes:
- the LOC140450779 gene encoding uncharacterized protein codes for MEVRTLAYQYATANIKSYPPSWDQKKIAGKEWLRQFLRRHEDLSFRKPEPTSLARSTSFNKTNISSFFKNYKEALSRGDFSAEKIWNCDETGLTTVHVPPKIVGPKGIKQLGQMTSGERGQNVTLIASINAIGNHIPPMMIFPRVNFKPHMLKGCPVGTIGGANSSGWSNEILFLEYLQHLKIQLYYFWIITIAT; via the coding sequence ATGGAAGTTCGTACTTTAGCATATCAGTATGCAACTGCAAATATCAAGTCTTATCCGCCTTCTTGGGACCAAAAAAAGATAGCTGGCAAGGAATGGCTGAGGCAGTTTCTTAGAAGACATGAAGATTTATCATTTCGTAAACCAGAACCTACAAGTTTGGCCAGATCAACATccttcaataaaacaaatatatcttcCTTTTTTAAGAACTACAAAGAAGCTTTGTCTCGTGGAGATTTTTCCGCAGAAAAAATTTGGAATTGTGACGAGACAGGGTTAACGACTGTCCATGTACCACCAAAAATTGTAGGACCTAAGGGAATAAAACAATTAGGTCAAATGACAAGTGGAGAGCGAGGTCAAAATGTAACCTTGATAGCCTCAATAAATGCAATCGGAAATCATATTCCGccaatgatgatatttccgagggTTAATTTTAAGCCTCACATGCTAAAAGGTTGTCCAGTTGGAACTATAGGAGGTGCAAATTCGTCCGGCTGGtcaaacgaaatattgtttttgGAATACCTACAACACTTGAAAATCCAGTTATATTACTTTTGGATAATCACGATAGCCACGTGA